From Virgibacillus natechei, the proteins below share one genomic window:
- a CDS encoding YhgE/Pip domain-containing protein → MKGISHELRGIFASKKLVIALMGIILMPLLYGGLLIWSFWDPYGEIESLPVAVVNEDEGAMLEGEEVQAGDEFIANLQDEAALDFHFVSEAEARRGMNDFEYYFYVHIPEVFSEDVISVMEDEPARGTLYYEVNEDYNFVSSQIADSAISEMEEELSEALTFAYVEVANDSFNTFSNHLNDIEDGTESLLEANYTVLDGAGDLSSGLAELMDGVGELTEGIEQLNTGVKQAEAEWLHVTDTLEHSDQMEEGRSTFASIRDKTEEIEAFLEHGDTHALEEQLDEWLDLVETLNQSLDSYSITENLDHVESVYKDMEKAQQRMDEVAEKLEREEEGMQDVFDESLQLANDVEQFLNEFTVLASEPIETIEEMEAHYHKLPDLLDNHFPEWEENEELVAWYESGLADFEGEPNDQYEMEEQVDNMNRRLVEFQNQMEEEQQSMESIVEPIDDGKQEINKVVTALDTFYDGLDEAEGTLHALESTLQDIQEAGEGLQSYENFNTIETKVYQSVAEVNDGLDNLESVYQTALSYQDEVTSGLAQLSEGTTNASDGASNLEEGIMEANSGGKDLVNGLEDVREGTNEINSNIAELAEVTNGISPSAEQEEMASSPIESQSTFEESNYSYGEGLTPYFLSIGLYVGALTLSIIYPFREALGPHENGKQWFLGKLGVILIVASLQVSVLLVFLLYILNLSVESPLAFIGFTYLVSFVFMSLIFMLVGVLDNPGRFIAIVLLILQLGGSGGTFPVELLASPLQTIHGWLPMTYSVLGFRSVIFMDSPVLLGQSMVFLVTMAIITLAITFYFYHKKYRKLGNDVES, encoded by the coding sequence ATGAAGGGAATAAGTCATGAACTGAGAGGTATTTTTGCATCCAAGAAATTAGTTATCGCACTAATGGGGATTATCTTGATGCCGCTATTATACGGAGGCTTGTTGATTTGGTCGTTCTGGGATCCGTATGGGGAAATTGAATCGCTTCCTGTAGCGGTAGTTAATGAGGATGAAGGCGCAATGCTAGAGGGAGAGGAAGTACAAGCGGGAGACGAATTTATAGCTAATCTTCAAGATGAAGCTGCATTGGACTTTCATTTTGTGAGCGAAGCAGAAGCCCGTCGAGGAATGAACGATTTTGAATACTATTTTTATGTGCATATTCCGGAGGTGTTTTCGGAAGACGTTATTAGTGTGATGGAAGATGAGCCGGCAAGAGGAACACTTTATTATGAAGTGAATGAAGATTATAATTTCGTTTCTTCGCAAATAGCGGACAGTGCTATTTCTGAGATGGAGGAGGAGTTATCGGAGGCATTAACATTTGCTTATGTCGAGGTTGCGAATGACTCTTTTAACACATTCAGTAACCATCTAAATGATATTGAAGACGGAACAGAATCATTGCTTGAAGCGAATTATACAGTTCTAGATGGAGCAGGGGATTTGAGTAGCGGTCTGGCTGAGTTAATGGATGGAGTAGGTGAACTTACTGAGGGAATAGAGCAATTAAATACAGGTGTTAAGCAGGCGGAAGCAGAATGGCTACATGTGACAGATACCCTTGAACACTCCGACCAAATGGAAGAAGGGAGGAGTACGTTCGCGTCAATCAGAGACAAAACGGAGGAAATAGAAGCTTTTCTGGAACATGGCGATACACATGCACTAGAAGAACAGCTGGATGAATGGCTAGATCTTGTGGAGACATTAAATCAATCACTGGATAGTTATTCCATAACAGAAAACCTAGACCATGTTGAATCGGTATACAAGGATATGGAGAAGGCACAACAGAGAATGGATGAAGTCGCGGAGAAACTTGAAAGAGAAGAAGAAGGTATGCAAGATGTATTTGATGAAAGCCTACAATTAGCAAATGACGTTGAGCAATTTTTGAATGAATTCACGGTGCTTGCATCGGAACCTATAGAAACGATTGAAGAGATGGAAGCTCATTATCATAAACTTCCAGACCTTCTGGATAATCATTTTCCTGAATGGGAGGAGAATGAAGAATTGGTTGCATGGTACGAAAGTGGTCTTGCGGACTTCGAGGGAGAACCGAATGATCAATATGAAATGGAAGAACAAGTAGATAATATGAATAGGCGTCTCGTTGAATTTCAAAATCAGATGGAGGAAGAGCAACAATCGATGGAATCTATTGTGGAGCCAATTGATGATGGCAAGCAAGAGATTAATAAAGTTGTAACGGCATTGGACACCTTCTATGACGGTTTGGATGAGGCGGAAGGAACTTTACATGCGTTGGAATCAACACTTCAGGATATTCAAGAGGCTGGAGAAGGGCTGCAATCATACGAGAACTTCAATACTATTGAAACAAAGGTTTATCAGTCGGTAGCTGAAGTAAATGATGGGCTAGATAACTTAGAATCTGTTTATCAGACGGCATTAAGCTATCAAGATGAAGTGACAAGTGGATTGGCACAGCTTTCTGAAGGAACAACGAATGCTAGTGATGGTGCTTCGAATTTGGAAGAAGGGATAATGGAAGCGAATAGTGGTGGAAAGGATTTGGTAAATGGACTGGAGGATGTCAGGGAAGGGACCAATGAAATTAATTCGAATATAGCTGAACTGGCTGAAGTTACGAATGGAATCTCCCCTTCAGCTGAGCAGGAAGAAATGGCATCTTCACCAATTGAATCCCAAAGTACGTTTGAAGAAAGCAATTACTCTTACGGGGAGGGCTTGACACCCTATTTTTTGTCTATTGGTCTTTATGTCGGAGCCCTTACGTTGTCGATTATTTATCCATTCCGAGAGGCGTTAGGTCCGCATGAAAATGGGAAACAATGGTTTCTTGGAAAACTTGGCGTTATTCTGATAGTGGCATCGCTACAGGTATCCGTTTTACTTGTGTTTCTTTTGTATATTCTTAATTTATCGGTCGAATCTCCACTGGCATTTATAGGCTTTACGTACCTGGTCAGCTTTGTGTTTATGAGTCTTATTTTTATGTTGGTGGGTGTGCTAGATAACCCTGGAAGGTTTATTGCAATTGTTTTATTAATTCTGCAGCTTGGTGGAAGCGGTGGAACCTTTCCGGTTGAACTTCTTGCTTCACCACTTCAAACAATTCATGGATGGCTACCAATGACTTACTCTGTACTAGGTTTTAGATCGGTTATTTTTATGGACTCACCCGTTCTATTAGGGCAGAGTATGGTGTTTTTAGTTACGATGGCGATTATAACACTAGCGATCACGTTCTACTTTTATCACAAAAAGTATCGTAAATTGGGGAATGATGTGGAAAGTTAA
- a CDS encoding M48 family metallopeptidase produces MPTFTYGTTTIDYILYRQERRDMKISITLANLVFYQGRFIATVPQNWSQKQVQDTLEKQLIRWYRKQGVKKLQQRTTYYQSLLNVQPKSINLRTQHKRRGTCTPDGDIYINWRLIMAPSNVFDYVIVHELTHLIIQDHSVEFWKLVKFILPDYEYRKEWLRVNGLSLQHQKEQTCSLSFL; encoded by the coding sequence ATGCCCACATTCACATATGGCACAACAACAATCGACTACATCCTATACAGACAAGAGCGCAGAGACATGAAAATATCAATCACATTAGCAAATCTTGTTTTCTACCAAGGCAGATTCATTGCCACGGTTCCTCAAAACTGGTCACAAAAGCAGGTACAAGATACATTGGAAAAACAACTGATTAGGTGGTACCGTAAGCAGGGGGTAAAAAAGCTTCAGCAACGCACAACCTATTATCAATCGCTTCTCAATGTACAGCCAAAATCAATCAACCTTCGAACACAGCATAAACGGAGGGGTACATGCACGCCTGATGGTGATATTTACATCAATTGGCGACTAATCATGGCACCCTCAAACGTATTTGATTATGTTATCGTACATGAATTGACACATTTAATCATTCAAGATCATTCAGTGGAATTCTGGAAACTCGTCAAATTCATTCTTCCAGATTATGAATATAGAAAAGAATGGCTACGCGTTAACGGACTTTCCCTCCAACACCAGAAGGAGCAGACTTGCTCGCTTTCATTTCTATAA
- a CDS encoding universal stress protein, translated as MTKKILVAYDGSELSKKAIHEAKYQSKQEPETEVHVISIIRQTGPNTNTIISRSLANEAAEEFRPQMQKVKEEFDAEGIEVLTEVLVSNPSTNIGGEICEYAANNEIDLIIIGSRGLGGVRKFLGSVSNNVVQNAGCPVMVVK; from the coding sequence ATGACGAAGAAAATCCTTGTGGCTTATGATGGGTCTGAGCTAAGTAAAAAAGCAATCCATGAAGCAAAGTATCAATCGAAACAAGAGCCAGAAACAGAGGTTCATGTTATTTCGATCATTAGGCAAACGGGTCCAAACACAAATACGATTATATCCCGTAGTTTGGCGAATGAAGCAGCAGAAGAATTTCGTCCGCAAATGCAAAAGGTTAAAGAAGAATTTGATGCGGAAGGGATAGAGGTTCTAACAGAGGTTCTTGTTAGTAATCCATCAACGAATATAGGTGGGGAAATCTGTGAGTATGCAGCGAATAATGAGATTGATTTAATCATTATTGGAAGTCGTGGTCTAGGCGGCGTAAGGAAATTCCTTGGAAGTGTAAGTAACAATGTCGTTCAAAACGCTGGTTGCCCAGTTATGGTTGTTAAATAA
- a CDS encoding TetR/AcrR family transcriptional regulator, whose amino-acid sequence MLENKRGLILDSAANSFSMYGFKGTTMDKVASLAGVGKGTIYTVFDNKEDLFDAVLQQIIIEMEHIFYKCILPEKSVSDNLYEALNQLLEFRKEHQVMMKLTYEVRMFGTDHSKQALDKIEDAIIQCVESQLIQAVEQKKIYASEPSITAFLLYKLYMSLVFDYEEKYGRLDKDLIAKIFQQHFMYALIHNKEM is encoded by the coding sequence ATGTTAGAAAATAAACGTGGACTCATTTTAGATTCAGCTGCTAATTCGTTTTCCATGTATGGCTTTAAAGGAACCACGATGGATAAAGTAGCTAGTCTTGCCGGGGTTGGCAAAGGAACCATTTATACAGTATTTGATAATAAGGAAGATTTATTTGATGCGGTTTTGCAGCAAATAATTATTGAGATGGAGCACATATTTTATAAATGTATACTTCCTGAGAAATCTGTTTCAGATAATCTTTATGAGGCATTAAACCAGTTGCTTGAATTTAGAAAAGAGCATCAGGTAATGATGAAGCTGACGTATGAGGTGCGAATGTTTGGTACGGATCATTCAAAACAGGCACTCGATAAGATAGAGGATGCTATTATACAGTGTGTTGAGTCGCAACTCATTCAAGCCGTTGAGCAGAAGAAAATCTATGCATCGGAACCGAGTATTACAGCATTTTTATTATATAAACTGTATATGAGTCTTGTTTTTGACTATGAAGAGAAGTATGGGCGGTTAGATAAAGATTTGATAGCCAAAATCTTTCAGCAGCATTTCATGTATGCGCTGATTCATAACAAAGAGATGTAA